From a region of the Chrysemys picta bellii isolate R12L10 chromosome 7, ASM1138683v2, whole genome shotgun sequence genome:
- the CXCL12 gene encoding stromal cell-derived factor 1 has translation MNGKALALLTCLLLSLSPSEEKPVSLTYRCPCRFYESNVAKANIKHLKILTTPNCSLQIVARLKNNSKQVCIDPKLKWIQEYLEKALNKRFKM, from the exons ATGAACGGGAAAGCCCTAGCGCTGCTCACTTgtctgctgctctctctctccccctcggAGG AGAAACCCGTCAGCCTGACCTACCGATGCCCCTGCAGGTTCTACGAGAGCAACGTGGCTAAAGCCAATATCAAGCACCTCAAAATCCTGACCACCCCGAATTGCTCGCTGCAGATTGT CGCAAGGCTGAAGAACAACAGTAAGCAAGTATGCATTGATCCCAAGTTAAAGTGGATTCAGGAATATCTGGAGAAAGCTTTAAACAA GAGGTTCAAGATGTAA